The following coding sequences are from one Stigmatopora nigra isolate UIUO_SnigA chromosome 10, RoL_Snig_1.1, whole genome shotgun sequence window:
- the adnpa gene encoding activity-dependent neuroprotective protein a isoform X1, which yields MYQIPVNDLPKLRKARKQVKIALEDIGLEYCKEAVNEFKDFSPSQNIFNETLFTDICAWHRAYSKIQDYRSRPYCCRECHFSCTTYAGYKNHFRHTHKKLFQEKVLLNCSHCTFVGSKRTLDIHVRVFHKDKLDQQLSRINAIKQRKLAPNILNLGSPRSLYYCKKCTYRDSLYNAVRRHIYREHFKQMVAPYLRLIPKSSVSNGVAFNGDTVLCKRCKFSCKTYESLVQHVIEYHERIGAQVNTMIGHANVIPSNLPSMSQKSSVLINGGSSLPVNSKAQPVIGYLKPSAPGFKSQSAGGAKQPIAKAPPSNVSDGNVAGVNTSHTQKWKICTVCNELFPETLYSAHFESAHKARIVWAMAKYIMKIHNFTSKCLLCKRYLPSDSLLNHLLIHGITCPQCHTAFHSVEKLLVHERQAHLNAFVGPPGSAPLTFDLTIKQNVQLNILTFNMKESDGKEQSGTPSVSEMEAQARESPLSSDRDVNDVGKNVCPLCCTTMKDDVGGSLAVHLRQRHQVLQTMHPVEKKMTFKCIHCLGVYTSNMVASTITLHLVQCRAVGRKQSGPSSKSASGTSALKRGGPPTRVATYSKKIKLSAVRTRPPGPLKRTATGELARDHRANDPKTLQARKNFLASYFNHRPYPSSEEERKLSASLWIWKADIGKQFATMQKDCKTACETSNTSVLLGFDMQALKNVSHDMVFQDIAVKSTLKGRRAGLKTGVPSMTKNIQSGSSIVKNICTEPILIDSDSEPEIQQTPVAKRNGDADLHKTESQQLANSPRVSEKLAHDLKQTGEESAATGEKSAPSGEEPAPSGEEPAPSGEEPAPSGEETATDSAPSGEETATDSAPTTDSAQATDSAQATDSAQATDSAPADDTPPPPAEDTPLSAKETIAVSVQPAVSTPTGNKSPGELIPTEESPTNLPEIAETQKEAVQTEEP from the exons ATGTATCAAATCCCAGTCAACGATTTGCCGAAACTCAGAAAAGCCAGGAAACAAGTCAAAATTGCACTGGAAGACATTGGACTGGAGTACTGCAAAGAGGCAGTAAAT GAATTCAAAGACTTCAGCCCCAGTCAGAACATTTTCAATGAGACCCTGTTCACTGACATATGTGCCTGGCATCGTGCATACTCTAAAATACAG GACTATCGATCCAGGCCTTATTGCTGCAGAGAATGTCACTTTTCTTGTACAACCTACGCAGGTTACAAGAATCACTTTCGCCACACGCACAAGAAATTATTTCAGGAGAAAGTTCTTCTCAACTGTTCACACTGCACGTTTGTTGGGAGCAAGAGAACGTTGGACATTCATGTTAGGGTATTCCACAAGGACAAATTGGATCAACAGCTTTCTCGGATTAATGCCATCAAACAAAGAAAACTGGCTCCCAACATTCTGAATCTCGGTTCGCCGAGGTCTTTGTACTATTGCAAGAAATGCACCTACCGCGACAGCCTCTACAATGCTGTCAGACGACATATTTACCGTGAACATTTTAAGCAGATGGTCGCACCGTACCTGCGCTTGATTCCCAAGTCATCGGTTTCGAACGGCGTGGCTTTTAACGGAGACACCGTCCTTTGCAAACGTTGCAAATTTTCCTGTAAAACCTACGAGTCTCTGGTGCAGCACGTCATAGAGTACCACGAGCGCATCGGCGCGCAGGTGAACACCATGATCGGACACGCTAACGTCATTCCCTCCAATTTGCCGTCAATGTCCCAGAAGTCGTCGGTGCTTATCAACGGGGGGTCGTCGCTGCCAGTTAATTCCAAAGCACAACCCGTCATTGGCTACCTAAAACCCTCGGCCCCGGGTTTTAAAAGTCAGTCTGCCGGCGGAGCCAAACAACCCATCGCCAAAGCCCCGCCCAGCAACGTGTCCGACGGCAACGTGGCTGGCGTCAACACGTCCCATACGCAGAAATGGAAGATATGCACGGTGTGCAACGAGCTCTTTCCCGAGACCCTCTACAGCGCTCATTTTGAGAGTGCGCATAAAGCCAGGATAGTTTGGGCAATGGCCAAGTATATCATGAAAATCCACAACTTTACAAGCAAGTGTTTGCTCTGCAAGCGCTACCTTCCCAGCGACTCGCTGCTCAACCACCTGCTAATACACGGCATCACTTGCCCACAGTGCCACACTGCTTTCCACAGCGTTGAGAAATTGCTGGTGCACGAGCGCCAGGCTCACCTCAACGCTTTTGTCGGACCGCCCGGTTCGGCGCCgctaacctttgacctcaccATCAAACAAAATGTTCAGCTCAACATTCTCACTTTTAACATGAAAGAATCGGACGGCAAAGAGCAGTCTGGGACGCCCTCCGTTTCCGAAATGGAAGCTCAGGCGCGGGAAAGCCCGCTATCTTCGGACAGAGATGTGAATGACGTCGGCAAGAATGTGTGTCCGCTTTGTTGCACCACAATGAAAGACGACGTGGGGGGTTCTTTGGCCGTTCATCTGAGGCAGCGACATCAAGTACTACAGACGATGCATCCGGTTGAAAAGAAGATGACGTTCAAGTGCATCCACTGCTTGGGCGTGTACACCAGTAACATGGTGGCTTCCACAATTACCCTGCATCTGGTACAGTGCAGGGCGGTAGGAAGGAAGCAGTCCGGTCCAAGTTCCAAATCGGCCTCGGGAACCAGCGCGCTCAAGAGAGGGGGGCCACCGACACGCGTGGCCACCTACTCCAAGAAGATCAAACTAAGCGCAGTGCGGACGCGTCCACCGGGTCCTCTAAAGAGAACTGCTACTGGAGAACTCGCTCGAGATCATCGAGCCAATGACCCAAAAACATTACAGGCTCGGAAAAATTTCCTGGCATCCTACTTCAATCACCGACCGTACCCTTCCTCCGAAGAAGAAAGGAAATTGTCCGCCAGCCTCTGGATATGGAAAGCTGATATCGGTAAACAGTTCGCAACTATGCAAAAGGATTGCAAGACGGCATGCGAGACATCCAACACTTCCGTGCTGCTTGGATTTGACATGCAGGCTCTCAAGAATGTGAGCCACGACATGGTCTTTCAGGACATCGCTGTTAAAAGCACTTTGAAGGGCAGGCGTGCCGGACTCAAGACTGGTGTTCCAAGCATGACCAAAAATATTCAGAGTGGCTCTTCCATTGTGAAGAACATATGCACGGAACCCATCCTGATTGATTCGGACAGTGAGCCTGAAATCCAGCAGACACCCGTTGCCAAGAGAAACGGTGACGCAGATCTGCACAAGACTGAATCCCAGCAGTTGGCTAACTCGCCGCGAGTGAGTGAGAAGCTGGCACATGACTTGAAACAAACGGGTGAGGAGTCGGCGGCGACGGGCGAGAAGTCGGCGCCGTCGGGCGAGGAACCGGCGCCGTCGGGCGAGGAACCGGCGCCGTCGGGCGAGGAACCGGCGCCGTCGGGCGAGGAGACGGCGACTGACTCGGCGCCGTCGGGCGAGGAGACGGCGACTGACTCGGCGCCGACGACTGACTCGGCGCAGGCGACTGACTCGGCGCAGGCGACTGACTCGGCGCAG GCGACTGACTCGGCGCCGGCGGACGATACACCACCACCGCCGGCGGAAGACACGCCGCTGTCGGCAAAGGAAACGATTGCAGTGAGTGTGCAGCCAGCTGTCTCGACACCAACGGGTAACAAGTCACCAGGTGAATTGATTCCAACGGAGGAGTCGCCAACAAATTTGCCAGAGATAGCTGAGACACAGAAAGAAGCTGTCCAAACAGAAGAGCCATGA